ACAACGCGGGCTTTGCGACTTACGGACGCTTCGAAACGATTCCGTGGACGCGCCAACGCGATGAAGTGCTGGTGAACTGCATGGCAGCGATCGAGTTGACGCATCTTCTGCTGCCGGGGATGCAGGCACGATCCGATGGCGCAGTCATTAACGTCGCGTCAACAGCCGCATTCCAGCCCGATCCTTATATGGCGATCTACGGCGCCACCAAGGCCTTTCTTTTGTCATTTTCAGAAGCCGTCTGGGCTGAGAACCGGCATCGCGGCATTCGGGTTCTCGCGCTATGTCCCGGCGCGACGCAAACCGGTTTTTTTGATGTCGTTGGCGCAAAGGAAGCGGCTGTCGGCACGCCGATGCCTGTCGCGAGCGTGGTGCAGGACGCACTGTGGGCGCTGGATCGCAATCGGAGCTATCGGATTGTTGGGACACAGAATCGGCTGCTTGCCAATTTGCAAAGGCTGTTGAGCCGCGAGATGTCGGCACGCCTGGTTGAGAAAAT
The sequence above is a segment of the Ralstonia nicotianae genome. Coding sequences within it:
- a CDS encoding SDR family NAD(P)-dependent oxidoreductase; its protein translation is MKNCFDFRGKTALITGASSGIGREFAYALAKRGAKLLLVARSRDKLHELTAELRRDYACDADFLTVDLSAPDAVPTLAHLLKATGTVVDVLINNAGFATYGRFETIPWTRQRDEVLVNCMAAIELTHLLLPGMQARSDGAVINVASTAAFQPDPYMAIYGATKAFLLSFSEAVWAENRHRGIRVLALCPGATQTGFFDVVGAKEAAVGTPMPVASVVQDALWALDRNRSYRIVGTQNRLLANLQRLLSREMSARLVEKILRPRGAQELETGDTSA